The proteins below come from a single Mustela nigripes isolate SB6536 chromosome 14, MUSNIG.SB6536, whole genome shotgun sequence genomic window:
- the LOC132001951 gene encoding cytochrome c oxidase subunit 7B, mitochondrial-like, translating to MFPMAKNALSHLQLQSIQQTMARQSSQKRTPDFHDKYGNAVFTYGATFCAAVCAYTATHIGIEWNLSPVSRGTPKEWRDQ from the coding sequence ATGTTTCCCATGGCCAAAAATGCTCTAAGTCATCTCCAACTTCAAAGCATTCAGCAAACAATGGCAAGGCAGAGCAGCCAGAAGCGGACACCTGATTTCCATGACAAATATGGTAATGCTGTATTCACTTATGGAGCCACTTTCTGTGCTGCTGTATGTGCATATACAGCAACACACATTGGAATAGAATGGAACCTGTCCCCTGTTAGCAGAGGCACCCCAAAGGAATGGAGAGACCAGTAA